One Watersipora subatra chromosome 4, tzWatSuba1.1, whole genome shotgun sequence genomic window carries:
- the LOC137394797 gene encoding meiotic recombination protein SPO11-like: MRMSNSRSVVKFGLVMKVMAAIHSLLIKNQYCTKRDLYYQEPEEYGNQRYLDQLIDTISSMLAVPRWQLHVVATSKGVISGDLTFLDADNKLVDCSNTTNGVLLPSLIHKIQLVRSDARFVLIVEKDATFQHLLEEKVFNELGPCIIITAKGYPDLITRQLLRMLKDKYAHLPFFALVDADPHGASIYLTYKFGSLTHAHDVQNLALPSLMWLGVLPSDVNELLLPDGVALKLSSSDRAQVQDIMNREYMAGLSSELKELQAMLETGKKIEIQCLDVFGRSYLTQVYLPRRLRKLGYLVQSNW; the protein is encoded by the exons ATGAGGATGAGCAACAGCAGAAGTGTTGTTAAATTTG GGTTGGTGATGAAAGTCATGGCTGCAATCCACTCACTGCTCATCAAGAACCAGTATTGTACTAAAAG GGACCTTTACTATCAGGAGCCAGAAGAGTATGGCAATCAGAGATATTTAGATCAGCTGATAGACACAATCTCTTCCATGTTAGCTGTGCCACGCTGGCAACTCCATGTG GTAGCCACTTCAAAAGGAGTTATATCCGGAGACCTGACTTTTCTAGACGCTGATAATAAGCTGGTTGACTGCTCAAATACCACAAAT GGTGTGCTACTGCCTTCTCTGATTCACAAGATTCAGCTGGTTCGATCTGATGCGAGATTTGTGCTCATTGTTGAAAAGGATGCTACGTTCCAGCACCTGTTGGAAGAGAAAGTCTTCAATGAGCTTGGGCCATGCATCATCATTACA GCGAAAGGCTATCCTGACCTAATAACTCGTCAGCTGCTGCGGATGCTAAAAGACAAATATGCCCACCTGCCCTTCTTTGCGCTAGTAGATGCTGATCCACACGGAGCCAGCATTTACCTTACATACAAATTTGGATCTCTG ACACATGCTCACGATGTGCAGAATCTGGCTCTCCCTTCACTAATGTGGCTAGGTGTGCTTCCATCAGATGTGAATGAGCTCCTGCTACCTGATGGTGTAGCCTTAAAGCTGAGCAGTTCTGATAGAGCACAGGTTCAAGATATCATGAACAGAGAATATATGGCTGGTCTGAGTAGTGAACTCAAAGAG CTACAAGCTATGCTAGAGACTGGCAAAAAAATAGAGATTCAGTGCCTGGATGTATTCGGTCGGAGTTATCTCACCCAGGTTTACCTGCCGAGACGTCTTAGAAAACTTGGCTATTTAGTCCAATCCAACTGGTAG